Proteins encoded within one genomic window of Paraglaciecola psychrophila 170:
- a CDS encoding porin, translating to MNNNIFTKNKFALCFFATSGLLGLAIPATATAGVNLATPGDWETSISGSLPVFMVASDHDNSEKALRVQSGFNPANINFHVVAPKSDAGFTVSGHFQIDTHLQGSGVQDSGLFESRVANIQLSGDFGTIVAGKDFGVFNSSAIGDLGSQRGVGWLGGGADTANATGGRIGTGYVYANFNPQVKYISPSMGGLSFKVALINPEEPQDASVETGSPRIEGQVNYKMGTGNGSLELWSGVFQQSVDVMVGEDTFGYNMQGIDVGGHIDIASFGLTVSYTDTTGIGADGLYGGSIHDADVDGTQWYVEADYVFGKNTVGVSYGEGSQDARAADSTKGLVAVGDVDNQLTMLFVNHQMTPQLRLIGELQDYQSTVQNDYTAIVVGFQFDF from the coding sequence ATGAATAATAATATTTTTACTAAAAATAAATTTGCTCTGTGCTTCTTCGCCACATCTGGCTTACTCGGCCTGGCAATCCCTGCTACTGCTACTGCTGGTGTGAATTTAGCCACTCCGGGCGATTGGGAAACGTCAATTTCAGGTTCACTGCCAGTATTTATGGTGGCAAGTGACCATGATAACTCTGAAAAGGCATTGCGAGTCCAATCCGGATTTAATCCTGCGAACATCAACTTTCACGTGGTTGCTCCTAAAAGTGATGCTGGCTTCACTGTGTCAGGCCACTTTCAAATTGACACACACCTGCAAGGTAGTGGTGTTCAGGACTCCGGCTTATTCGAAAGCCGGGTGGCGAACATACAGCTAAGCGGTGACTTTGGAACGATCGTAGCGGGCAAGGATTTTGGTGTGTTCAATAGTTCGGCTATTGGCGACTTAGGCAGTCAACGAGGCGTAGGTTGGTTAGGCGGCGGTGCGGACACCGCAAATGCCACAGGTGGCAGAATTGGTACAGGCTATGTTTATGCCAATTTTAATCCACAAGTTAAATATATCTCTCCGTCAATGGGAGGCTTATCCTTCAAGGTTGCACTGATTAATCCTGAAGAGCCACAAGACGCGTCTGTTGAAACTGGCTCGCCCAGGATTGAAGGGCAAGTTAATTATAAGATGGGCACCGGCAATGGCTCACTTGAGCTTTGGAGCGGCGTTTTTCAACAATCGGTTGACGTGATGGTAGGCGAGGATACTTTCGGCTATAACATGCAAGGCATTGATGTTGGCGGACATATCGATATTGCATCTTTCGGACTGACAGTTTCATATACTGATACCACAGGAATAGGGGCAGATGGTCTCTATGGTGGCAGCATCCATGATGCAGATGTTGATGGAACGCAATGGTATGTAGAAGCTGATTATGTATTTGGTAAAAACACTGTTGGTGTAAGCTACGGTGAAGGAAGTCAAGATGCTCGCGCAGCAGATAGCACCAAAGGCCTTGTCGCCGTTGGCGATGTAGATAACCAATTAACTATGCTTTTCGTTAATCATCAAATGACACCACAACTTAGACTTATTGGTGAACTTCAGGACTATCAATCAACTGTACAAAATGACTACACAGCTATCGTTGTTGGTTTTCAGTTCGATTTTTAA
- a CDS encoding nitrate- and nitrite sensing domain-containing protein, with product MNILRDFSITAKLAVLLCVPLFVALAFIFNGLNVNFTIYQSMKTAEKLQNFAISAAALSDQLQRELGFTAGFLSSKGAKLGTELQSQRKATDQKVTKFSQSINSKDIVKFDALDEIIANYETALAKISETRTLVEKQNVTVEESIAFYSKVNEQLVKINKLMAVTVEDKAISGQIYAYLNFMRLKETAGIERALLSKVFSAGEIDIPTYNQILMLQAKQKVYLHVFNDFSSHERTQSYVKVVAGDAVNEVERIRNIVLKKKNA from the coding sequence ATGAACATCTTGCGTGATTTTTCGATTACCGCAAAATTGGCAGTACTTTTGTGTGTTCCATTATTTGTAGCTTTGGCCTTCATTTTTAATGGATTAAATGTCAATTTTACTATTTACCAGTCAATGAAAACTGCCGAGAAACTGCAAAATTTTGCGATATCTGCAGCGGCGTTATCTGATCAGTTGCAGAGAGAGTTAGGATTCACGGCTGGTTTTTTAAGCTCCAAAGGTGCCAAACTGGGCACAGAGTTACAATCACAGCGAAAGGCTACAGACCAAAAAGTAACGAAATTTAGTCAATCGATAAATAGTAAAGACATCGTTAAGTTTGATGCCCTAGACGAAATAATAGCTAACTATGAGACTGCGTTAGCAAAAATAAGTGAAACGAGGACCCTCGTTGAAAAGCAAAATGTCACAGTAGAAGAAAGCATTGCATTTTACTCAAAGGTCAACGAACAGTTGGTCAAAATTAACAAATTAATGGCCGTGACGGTAGAGGACAAAGCAATTAGTGGCCAAATCTATGCGTATCTAAACTTTATGCGTTTGAAAGAAACAGCAGGCATAGAAAGGGCTCTTCTGAGTAAAGTATTCTCAGCAGGTGAAATAGATATTCCGACCTACAATCAAATTTTAATGTTACAGGCAAAACAAAAAGTCTATTTGCACGTTTTTAACGATTTCTCATCCCATGAACGGACTCAAAGCTACGTTAAGGTGGTTGCTGGCGATGCGGTAAATGAAGTTGAAAGGATCAGGAATATTGTTTTAAAGAAAAAAAACGCATGA
- a CDS encoding methyl-accepting chemotaxis protein: MRIAPDFWFANASARIAKLSEFEVLLASDLEQSIINVKSNALNDLIKLASIGLVALMCSLTIGIFLLNHIRDQIRSLSLSMKKVQQDLDLTSRANIMGDDELGHLARDFNSMVEHLATMTGNVTGANAQLGEVVSAIQNIALQLNDEISKGVAQTMIVVSSVTEMDTAIHDVSLSCSATAEKSDLAFDAAEKGESLVKCSREAIVQLSNQIDQSKSIVSLVEKDSMEIDSILEMIDGVAQQTNLLALNAAIEAARAGDKGRGFAVVASEVRSLAAQTGESTSRIQSMIQKLQTRVQEAVRAMLISQESANATVSGFNQLLEQLQSITQQSSLVKDMSIKNAASTKQQSAVVAKVGQSIVNIQSSYDIATQNAQNLKRTSQTLEYVSEQLRNEMSRFTLNK, encoded by the coding sequence ATGAGAATCGCCCCTGATTTTTGGTTTGCAAACGCATCCGCCAGAATTGCTAAATTGAGCGAATTCGAAGTACTTTTAGCCTCAGATCTCGAGCAATCAATTATAAATGTTAAGAGTAATGCTCTAAATGATCTTATCAAACTAGCGTCAATAGGACTTGTTGCGCTTATGTGCAGTCTCACCATAGGTATTTTCCTGCTCAACCACATACGGGACCAGATCCGGTCTTTGTCACTGTCTATGAAAAAGGTGCAACAGGATTTGGATTTAACGTCCAGAGCTAACATTATGGGAGATGATGAACTCGGTCACTTAGCAAGAGATTTTAATAGTATGGTCGAACATTTAGCGACTATGACTGGAAATGTTACAGGGGCTAATGCTCAATTAGGAGAAGTGGTATCTGCGATACAAAATATCGCCTTACAATTAAACGACGAGATCTCAAAAGGAGTTGCTCAAACTATGATTGTTGTTTCATCTGTCACTGAGATGGATACTGCAATTCATGACGTCTCTTTGAGCTGCAGTGCAACAGCTGAAAAATCAGATCTTGCCTTCGACGCCGCTGAAAAAGGTGAAAGTTTGGTTAAATGTTCTAGGGAAGCCATCGTTCAATTGTCCAATCAAATCGATCAGTCCAAGTCTATCGTTAGCCTCGTCGAAAAAGATAGTATGGAAATTGATAGTATATTGGAAATGATTGACGGGGTTGCCCAGCAAACCAATTTACTGGCACTAAACGCAGCCATAGAGGCCGCAAGAGCCGGTGATAAAGGAAGAGGCTTTGCCGTGGTAGCAAGCGAAGTACGCTCCTTAGCAGCCCAAACCGGAGAGTCAACGTCACGTATTCAGAGCATGATACAGAAACTGCAAACTCGTGTACAAGAGGCCGTTCGGGCGATGTTGATAAGTCAAGAGTCAGCCAACGCAACCGTGTCAGGTTTCAACCAACTTCTGGAACAACTTCAAAGCATTACCCAACAGTCATCCCTGGTGAAAGATATGAGTATTAAAAATGCAGCCTCAACGAAACAACAATCCGCCGTTGTCGCGAAGGTAGGCCAAAGTATAGTGAATATTCAATCTAGCTACGATATCGCTACACAAAATGCACAAAACCTGAAACGCACATCACAAACCCTAGAGTATGTATCTGAACAGCTCAGGAACGAAATGAGTCGATTTACACTGAATAAGTGA
- a CDS encoding class I SAM-dependent methyltransferase, whose protein sequence is MRAIQESAANIPCQDCEFDVLMGILTIHHWQDLARGLAEIGCARIFALDAL, encoded by the coding sequence ATTCGTGCCATTCAGGAGTCCGCAGCAAACATTCCTTGCCAAGATTGTGAATTTGACGTATTAATGGGAATTTTAACGATTCATCACTGGCAAGATTTGGCACGAGGTCTAGCCGAAATTGGATGCGCACGTATATTTGCTCTCGATGCGTTGTAG
- a CDS encoding DUF1840 domain-containing protein, translated as MLVIFSSQASANITMFGDIGVQLLKMMGHSGTVPSAILAKDVPAALANLEVALGVAEQQPESEEPTDYTEVTSFVRLSHRALPLIDLLKAAVKDESNVQWTNNN; from the coding sequence ATGTTAGTAATTTTTTCCAGTCAGGCTAGTGCCAACATTACTATGTTTGGAGATATAGGAGTGCAATTACTGAAAATGATGGGGCATAGCGGCACTGTTCCCAGTGCAATACTTGCAAAAGATGTCCCAGCAGCACTGGCGAATCTGGAAGTTGCGCTCGGGGTAGCAGAGCAACAACCCGAATCAGAAGAACCTACAGACTATACCGAGGTAACGTCTTTTGTCAGGCTTTCTCATCGTGCTTTACCTTTAATCGATTTACTAAAGGCCGCAGTAAAAGACGAAAGTAACGTGCAGTGGACGAACAACAATTAG
- a CDS encoding GGDEF/EAL domain-containing response regulator yields MVDQSADSYKFLEELEQNQKPSDKLVKVWKVLSVEDDLDYQSALVSSLESLILPAHTKLKVLKANSAFDASRLLRTHNDIGLILLDVVMEEDDAGLRLVTTIREELGNALVRIVLVTGQPGFAPEKEVMSALDIDEYWNKADLKLEKLHSIVSSNMRTWSYISELADARQGLQIVLDAARTISSRFDLATFTHTVLAEIGNIIGVKEGGLFCVGNSLAPLEDAQVLTATGCFTKLVGLKLSDAHLSELFGDLQQALNEKHHVITPIRSVFYFETNGINETCYLMVVNSSSPLTEANINLLKVFSENISSGFTNIALLNRVTELAYIHSDLNIPNRNWLKKEIQNMSRLEWQQTRLLMLEVNYFDEMKFTFGYEFTLNVLTYVYENLRQILPNSSQVTLSGHKQFSILLDINFELSPELIDKLTYNEIKIDGVAHVSSFTLLDMRLDTLNQSSAIKIINMAESELKQASLNNIAYTQHSQQETDLISRRYSLMGELRHTIRERKLSVMLQPKVSLSSGKVVGFESLARWQRDDGSFVPPDEFIAIAEAAGLIIKLDCLIFEKTMEALKTLVDTGYQVPVAFNASSFDLLHPDYFDFISSCLTSFGLPVELLELEVTETQAISDYERIQQCLQRFVALGIKISIDDFGTGYSSLAHISNITAHCIKIDRSFVSKLETDKNSEHVINMILTLGEKFNFSIVAEGIETEYQKQWLSRAGCDIGQGYLFARPMPISDLVPWLVTYNKR; encoded by the coding sequence ATGGTGGATCAATCAGCTGACTCATATAAATTTTTAGAAGAATTAGAGCAAAACCAAAAACCATCCGACAAACTTGTTAAAGTTTGGAAAGTTCTGAGCGTTGAAGATGACCTCGATTACCAAAGTGCTCTTGTTTCCAGCTTAGAATCATTAATTTTACCTGCACACACTAAACTTAAAGTACTTAAGGCTAATTCTGCTTTTGATGCCTCAAGGCTGCTCCGTACCCATAACGATATAGGCCTTATTTTACTAGATGTGGTGATGGAAGAAGATGACGCGGGTCTGCGTTTAGTCACCACCATTAGAGAAGAACTGGGTAATGCTCTAGTTAGAATTGTATTGGTAACTGGCCAACCGGGGTTTGCCCCTGAAAAAGAAGTCATGAGTGCCTTAGATATCGATGAATATTGGAATAAAGCTGATTTAAAACTGGAGAAATTACACTCTATCGTCTCCAGTAATATGCGGACGTGGAGCTATATATCAGAACTTGCAGACGCCAGACAGGGCCTGCAAATTGTGTTGGATGCAGCCAGAACTATTAGCAGCCGCTTTGACCTTGCGACTTTCACCCATACCGTATTAGCTGAAATCGGCAATATCATTGGTGTCAAAGAGGGTGGCTTATTTTGTGTGGGCAATAGCTTAGCCCCCCTTGAGGATGCTCAGGTACTAACGGCAACGGGATGTTTTACAAAACTGGTGGGACTCAAACTTTCCGATGCACATCTCAGTGAGCTGTTTGGGGATTTACAACAGGCGCTGAACGAAAAACACCACGTTATCACTCCAATACGCTCGGTATTCTATTTTGAAACTAACGGTATAAACGAAACATGCTATTTAATGGTAGTGAACTCATCTTCGCCATTAACAGAGGCGAATATCAATTTACTTAAAGTATTTAGTGAAAATATAAGCAGTGGTTTTACTAATATAGCCCTACTTAATCGTGTTACTGAGCTTGCCTATATTCATAGTGATCTGAATATTCCCAACCGTAACTGGTTAAAAAAAGAAATTCAAAATATGAGCCGCTTAGAGTGGCAACAAACCCGTTTACTAATGCTTGAAGTGAACTATTTTGATGAAATGAAATTCACTTTTGGTTATGAATTTACTCTAAATGTATTAACTTATGTTTATGAAAATTTACGTCAAATACTGCCGAATAGCTCACAAGTAACGCTATCTGGCCACAAACAATTTTCTATTTTACTCGATATTAATTTTGAATTGTCCCCTGAACTGATTGATAAGCTGACTTATAACGAAATTAAAATCGATGGCGTTGCACATGTATCTTCATTTACTTTATTAGACATGCGGCTTGATACACTTAATCAAAGTTCAGCTATCAAGATAATTAATATGGCAGAGTCAGAACTCAAACAAGCTTCCCTCAATAATATTGCCTATACCCAACATTCACAGCAAGAAACAGACTTAATAAGTCGTCGTTATAGCTTAATGGGCGAATTGCGTCATACCATACGTGAACGTAAGTTGAGTGTTATGCTGCAACCTAAAGTGAGCTTATCTTCGGGCAAAGTTGTTGGCTTTGAGTCTTTAGCTAGATGGCAACGTGATGACGGTAGTTTTGTGCCACCCGATGAATTCATTGCTATTGCAGAAGCTGCAGGACTAATCATTAAGCTTGATTGCCTGATATTCGAAAAAACCATGGAAGCCTTAAAAACGTTGGTCGACACAGGTTATCAAGTTCCCGTCGCGTTTAACGCTTCTTCTTTTGATTTATTACACCCAGATTATTTTGACTTTATCTCAAGCTGCCTCACTAGCTTCGGCTTACCCGTGGAGTTACTCGAACTTGAGGTCACTGAAACCCAAGCAATTTCAGATTACGAGCGAATTCAACAGTGTCTACAACGTTTTGTGGCTTTAGGTATAAAAATAAGTATTGATGACTTTGGTACTGGTTATTCGTCTCTTGCGCACATCTCAAACATCACCGCCCACTGCATCAAAATTGATCGCAGTTTTGTCAGTAAACTTGAAACCGATAAGAACAGTGAACACGTCATCAATATGATTTTGACATTAGGTGAAAAATTCAATTTCAGCATAGTGGCAGAAGGTATAGAAACAGAATATCAAAAACAGTGGCTTAGTCGCGCTGGGTGTGACATTGGTCAGGGGTATTTATTTGCTAGACCTATGCCGATAAGTGATTTAGTCCCATGGTTAGTCACATATAATAAGCGATAA
- a CDS encoding sensor histidine kinase: MPLSTTDIAMQKRPIVMRAAMLLIISILFAGLSYQRLYDGKLDELKNIQGQKLFIAANLFSRELGGLGDLLSLLANGQALYHENTQKDKNNQTQDLSLKVQQQVQNYFIQFGKASPRIAQIRWLNQNGQEVIRVDFKAGQAKVSRVNRLQNKQSRYYFKQGMKVAAPKRYFSPIDLNVEHGAVVQPFEPTIRGTIQTSSSTHLLQGLIIVNYQLDHLLTTIRDHSNPEAQLSIVNHDGFWLLNSQPDKEWGFMLNQPKLSLKTASHELWLFQSQHAAGGDYIVDNVLSSFIPLATFVGSGSGATTNKLILYATSSKKYLSLAQKNSLYFALVIFLTLVLCGSIIMWRGYRYQDKLIELSLKLHDEHQRLEQANASLIENIARQQLLQDELVKANKLSSLGLMVAGVAHELNTPIGGAIICVTNADNANDKLKKAMEQGLSKSQFSAAVNLINRSLHLAIINLDKAVSHIKHFKRLAIDRVNEDYLNCLLDDIVSDLIISLRPLLKKGKVVVIEDIEDNLTLVSRPGIISQVLENLVVNSLNHGFESGQQGIIKIKARRLDTNQICITVSDNGSGIPSSMQSNLFEPFVTSGRGKGNIGLGLYMVNQWVTKLLAGKLSFVSEENSNKEFTTQFTVLLPINSNVSKINKN, encoded by the coding sequence ATGCCATTATCCACAACTGATATAGCCATGCAAAAGCGCCCCATAGTTATGAGAGCTGCGATGTTATTGATCATTTCAATATTATTCGCTGGGTTGAGCTATCAGCGTCTTTATGATGGTAAATTAGATGAGCTAAAAAATATTCAAGGTCAGAAGCTGTTTATCGCAGCTAACTTATTTAGCAGAGAGCTAGGCGGTTTAGGCGATCTACTCTCGTTATTGGCGAATGGTCAAGCTTTGTATCATGAAAATACTCAAAAAGATAAAAACAACCAGACTCAAGACTTATCGCTGAAAGTACAGCAACAGGTACAAAATTATTTTATTCAATTTGGTAAAGCTTCACCTAGAATTGCACAAATACGCTGGCTTAACCAAAATGGGCAAGAAGTGATCCGAGTCGATTTTAAAGCTGGTCAGGCTAAGGTGTCGCGCGTAAACAGATTGCAAAATAAACAATCACGTTATTATTTTAAACAAGGTATGAAAGTCGCTGCACCAAAACGGTATTTTTCTCCGATCGACCTAAATGTTGAACATGGTGCAGTAGTACAACCCTTTGAGCCTACAATCAGAGGTACAATTCAAACTTCATCGAGCACACATTTACTACAAGGGTTGATCATAGTGAATTATCAACTAGATCATTTACTGACAACTATCAGGGACCATAGTAATCCAGAAGCTCAACTTTCTATTGTTAATCATGATGGCTTCTGGCTGTTAAACTCGCAACCAGATAAAGAGTGGGGTTTTATGCTAAATCAACCAAAGTTAAGTTTAAAAACGGCATCACATGAACTATGGCTCTTCCAAAGTCAACACGCTGCGGGTGGTGACTATATTGTTGATAACGTACTCAGTAGTTTTATCCCTTTAGCTACTTTTGTAGGTTCTGGCTCAGGCGCAACTACCAATAAGCTAATATTGTATGCGACCAGCAGTAAAAAATATTTATCACTAGCGCAAAAAAACTCTTTGTATTTTGCATTGGTGATTTTTTTGACTTTAGTCCTGTGTGGTTCAATCATCATGTGGCGAGGATATCGCTATCAAGACAAGCTGATAGAACTTTCTTTAAAACTGCATGACGAGCACCAACGATTAGAACAAGCCAATGCCTCGTTAATTGAAAATATCGCCAGACAGCAACTATTACAGGACGAGTTAGTTAAAGCCAATAAATTATCATCCTTAGGTTTAATGGTTGCTGGTGTTGCCCATGAACTTAACACACCGATTGGCGGTGCAATTATTTGTGTCACTAATGCCGATAATGCCAACGATAAACTGAAAAAAGCGATGGAACAGGGGTTATCCAAGAGCCAATTTAGTGCGGCAGTCAATCTGATAAACCGCAGTCTACATCTGGCAATCATAAATTTGGATAAGGCGGTCAGTCATATCAAACACTTTAAACGCTTGGCTATTGATCGGGTAAATGAGGATTATCTAAATTGTCTGCTAGATGACATTGTTAGTGATTTAATCATCAGTTTACGACCATTGCTTAAGAAGGGAAAGGTGGTGGTGATTGAAGACATAGAAGATAATTTAACACTGGTAAGCCGCCCCGGAATTATTTCACAGGTACTGGAAAATCTAGTAGTGAACAGCCTAAATCATGGATTTGAATCTGGACAGCAAGGCATCATTAAAATTAAAGCGCGCAGATTAGACACAAATCAAATATGCATTACGGTTTCGGACAACGGTTCAGGTATCCCATCATCGATGCAAAGTAACCTATTTGAGCCATTTGTTACTAGCGGAAGGGGTAAGGGTAACATTGGTCTGGGTTTGTATATGGTTAATCAATGGGTGACAAAACTGTTGGCGGGTAAATTGAGTTTCGTTTCTGAAGAAAACAGTAATAAAGAATTTACCACCCAATTTACCGTTTTGCTGCCGATCAATTCGAATGTTTCAAAAATTAACAAAAATTGA
- a CDS encoding carbon starvation CstA family protein encodes MLIFFICITILILGYKFYSPFVEKQAGIDSTLATPQSRFSEGVDYVPIHPVRAFLIQFLNIAGVGPIFGPILGAIYGPVALVWIVIGNVLGGAVHDYFSGVMSIKEDGKSLPEIAGHYYNVVFKGVMLLFTAMLLFFVGVVFIMSPAGLLSNLDAFQDTFLANNTFWVLVILGYYFLATLLPIDKIITRFYPIFGLLMIVMTSMIAIALLMDAPHLPIAGDFFAYFTTDHAHDFLAPNPDGLPVWPLLFITITCGAISGFHSTQAPIIARCLTNEKYVRPVYYGAMVCEGAVACVWALAGIAAFPEGYAGLKAMLDIGGPGLVVNHIANSYLGVFGGIMAIIAVAVFPITSGDTAFRSLRLTIVDAFNIPQSIRNRLLLAVPILTIAYFMTKLDFTVIWRYFAFSNMLLSTSVLWLATKYLFDRGTFHWIASIPAVLTTGITVSYIMTAAIGLNLSADLGRPIGAVVVVIGLVLLVFVHNKHKSVAA; translated from the coding sequence ATGCTCATCTTTTTTATCTGTATCACCATTTTGATCCTCGGTTATAAATTTTATAGCCCATTTGTTGAAAAACAAGCTGGGATCGACTCAACTCTTGCTACCCCACAAAGTCGTTTCAGTGAGGGCGTAGACTATGTGCCTATTCATCCTGTTCGTGCTTTTTTAATTCAGTTTTTAAATATTGCCGGTGTGGGGCCGATTTTTGGTCCTATATTAGGTGCGATTTATGGTCCAGTGGCATTGGTTTGGATTGTGATAGGCAATGTATTAGGCGGTGCGGTTCACGATTATTTCTCAGGTGTGATGAGCATTAAAGAAGACGGCAAAAGTCTACCTGAAATAGCTGGACACTATTACAACGTTGTCTTTAAAGGAGTGATGTTGCTGTTTACAGCTATGTTGCTATTTTTTGTTGGCGTGGTTTTTATCATGAGTCCAGCAGGTTTATTAAGTAACCTAGACGCATTCCAAGATACCTTTTTGGCAAATAATACGTTTTGGGTGCTGGTGATTTTGGGTTACTACTTTTTAGCTACTTTGTTACCTATTGATAAAATCATCACTCGGTTTTACCCTATTTTCGGCTTATTGATGATAGTCATGACATCAATGATCGCCATTGCGCTATTAATGGATGCGCCGCACCTACCGATAGCAGGTGACTTTTTTGCTTATTTTACAACCGATCATGCCCACGATTTTTTAGCCCCTAATCCAGACGGATTACCTGTTTGGCCGTTATTGTTCATTACGATAACCTGTGGCGCCATTAGTGGCTTTCATTCTACGCAGGCACCTATTATTGCCCGCTGTTTGACCAATGAAAAGTATGTTCGTCCCGTCTATTACGGTGCTATGGTGTGTGAAGGTGCGGTTGCTTGTGTTTGGGCATTGGCGGGTATTGCCGCTTTCCCTGAGGGATACGCAGGCCTAAAAGCCATGCTCGATATTGGAGGCCCAGGTTTGGTAGTCAATCATATTGCCAACAGCTATTTGGGCGTGTTTGGCGGTATTATGGCGATTATTGCTGTGGCTGTATTCCCGATCACATCGGGTGATACTGCGTTTCGTTCATTGCGTTTGACAATCGTTGATGCATTCAACATTCCGCAAAGTATACGCAATAGATTGTTACTTGCCGTCCCTATATTGACGATTGCGTATTTCATGACCAAGCTCGATTTTACGGTGATTTGGCGTTACTTCGCGTTTTCTAATATGCTGTTATCGACAAGTGTATTGTGGCTTGCAACCAAGTATTTATTCGACCGTGGCACATTTCATTGGATTGCTAGTATTCCTGCGGTACTGACTACAGGTATTACTGTTTCCTACATCATGACAGCGGCAATTGGCTTAAATTTATCTGCAGATTTAGGGCGTCCTATTGGGGCCGTTGTAGTGGTTATTGGTTTGGTATTGCTGGTGTTTGTACACAATAAACATAAGTCAGTAGCGGCTTAG
- a CDS encoding alpha/beta hydrolase encodes MPKILFILILTTFLSACTPLQFALVNAPALTYDGEISENVPYGELTRQKLDIYVPNIDEETFPVVVFFHGGRWTDGSKEQYKFVGMTLSNMGYVVVMPNTRLYPDVKFPTFAEDAAKSVAWVHKNIASYKGNQNLFISGHSSGAHLGALIIADNAYLAAYELKPNIVNAFAGISGPYDFVPKAADIKDMFGPAENFPNMVVTNFIDGDEPPMLLIYTAEDTTVHPRNLALLKAGIEKANGKVETIIYETGGHAAPVAAFSWANPSDLPVPRDIDSFFKTYLK; translated from the coding sequence ATGCCCAAAATACTATTTATCCTCATCCTCACAACGTTTTTATCTGCCTGCACTCCACTGCAGTTTGCATTAGTCAATGCGCCTGCTCTGACTTACGACGGTGAAATTTCAGAAAATGTACCTTATGGTGAACTGACGCGTCAAAAATTAGATATTTACGTGCCCAACATTGACGAAGAAACGTTTCCAGTTGTAGTGTTTTTCCATGGTGGTCGCTGGACAGATGGGTCTAAAGAACAGTACAAATTTGTAGGCATGACTCTATCCAATATGGGATATGTAGTGGTGATGCCGAATACTCGCCTATATCCCGATGTGAAATTCCCAACCTTTGCAGAAGATGCTGCAAAGTCAGTTGCTTGGGTTCATAAAAACATAGCTAGCTATAAAGGCAATCAAAATTTGTTTATATCTGGGCATTCATCGGGGGCGCATTTAGGTGCATTAATTATTGCCGATAATGCATATTTAGCGGCTTATGAACTCAAGCCTAATATCGTAAACGCTTTTGCGGGTATATCGGGTCCTTATGATTTTGTGCCAAAAGCAGCCGATATAAAAGACATGTTTGGCCCAGCCGAAAATTTTCCTAATATGGTGGTAACAAACTTTATCGATGGAGATGAACCCCCTATGTTATTGATATACACAGCCGAAGACACCACTGTGCATCCTCGAAACTTAGCCTTACTCAAGGCAGGTATAGAAAAAGCTAATGGAAAAGTAGAGACTATTATTTATGAAACCGGCGGGCATGCTGCGCCAGTGGCAGCCTTTAGTTGGGCTAACCCTTCAGATTTGCCTGTGCCTAGAGATATTGATAGTTTTTTTAAGACATACCTGAAGTAA